A single window of Gambusia affinis linkage group LG18, SWU_Gaff_1.0, whole genome shotgun sequence DNA harbors:
- the LOC122819884 gene encoding GTPase IMAP family member 9-like, with protein MEETIRIVVLGKTGAGKSSLLNTLSGEKAFAINNTASSGTRVCKAKLKTVDGKNLLLVDTPGFFDTDRPEDEVKAEIVSCITECYPGPHVFIIVLKVEKFTEQENQVIKKITDYFSNEALRFDTVLFTHGDQLEEETHIDQFVDESEELRNMVKMCGNRYNVLDNKYWKGSQDEYRSNNVQVKGLLSTIYNIFERNNGGYYTGEMLQMANRNIDDEKDTQKANSVVTESILLKVSGILGWGILGAFLGSQIKSMTEGKSTVPILLGVTLGTVVGIALEAKTIGPGDPATPTSDNDAD; from the exons ATGGAAG aAACTATAAGGATTGTGGTTTTGGGAAAGACTGGAGCTGGGAAAAGCAGTCTTTTAAACACCTTGTCTGGAGAGAAAGCCTTTGCCATAAACAATACTGCCAGCTCTGGAACCAGAGTATGTAAAGCAAAGTTAAAAACAGTCGATGGGAAAAATTTGCTTCTAGTTGATACTCCCGGTTTTTTCGACACTGACCGACCTGAAGATGAAGTGAAAGCTGAGATAGTAAGCTGTATCACAGAGTGCTATCCTGGTCCTCATGTGTTTATCATTGTGCTGAAAGTGGAGAAATTCACAGAACAGGAGAACCAAGTCATAAAGAAGATAACCGACTACTTCTCAAATGAAGCTCTGAGGTTTGACACAGTGCTGTTCACTCATGGAGACCAGCTGGAAGAGGAAACACATATTGATCAGTTTGTTGATGAAAGTGAGGAACTGAGAAACATGGTAAAGATGTGTGGGAACAGATACAACGTCCTTGATAATAAATACTGGAAGGGAAGCCAGGACGAATACAGGAGCAACAATGTCCAGGTGAAAGGGCTTCTAAGCacaatttacaacatttttgagAGAAACAATGGAGGTTATTATACCGGAGAGATGCTGCAGATGGCCAACAGAAATATTGACGATGAGAAAGACACGCAAAAGGCTAATAGTGTTGTCACTGAAAGCATCTTGTTAAAGGTCTCAGGGATTCTAGGATGGGGAATTTTAGGTGCATTTCTTGgcagtcaaataaaatcaatgacaGAAGGAAAATCAACAGTGCCAATATTACTTGGAGTAACATTAGGGACAGTAGTGGGGATAGCTCTGGAAGCAAAGACCATAGGACCAGGTGACCCAGCAACACCAACAAGTGACAATGATGCTGACTAA
- the LOC122819883 gene encoding GTPase IMAP family member 7-like: MEAPAAFRIILLGESRNGKSSLCNTIFGEAIFGVKNFNDMNSFATEAKTKLVNGRNFTLIDTPGLFDSGRSPEAVKPELLRCIIECAPGPHVFLIVLKVDKYTEQEEDVIAKIRRYFSDDALKYAVVVFTHGDQLPEGMKIKQYADQSDSLRELVEKCGGRCHIFDNRYWQNNQKDDYRSNKFQLVELLNTIDKMWMENRGGHFSNKTLNNIEREMQEEIKLLKLSTENMSEDEMRQQVKSIVLKRHLEENFWLKVSVGAGLLAFFIISRLNPTSNITEESVVEAAQTVLHQRAEQAIPNAFEAICDYLNALFERTYNPFCPFD, translated from the exons atggaAG CTCCAGCCGCATTCAGGATCATCCTTCTGGGGGAAAGTCGGAACGGGAAGAGCAGCCTGTGCAACACCATTTTCGGAGAAGCCATATTTGGCGTTAAAAATTTTAACGACATGAATTCCTTTGCTACCGAAGCAAAAACCAAACTCGTCAATGGAAGAAACTTTACTTTGATCGATACCCCTGGGCTGTTCGACTCAGGCAGGTCTCCGGAGGCCGTGAAACCCGAGTTACTGAGGTGCATCATAGAGTGCGCTCCAGGCCCTCACGTTTTTTTGATCGTTCTCAAAGTAGATAAGTACACCGAGCAGGAGGAAGACGTCATCGCTAAAATACGGAGGTACTTCTCTGATGACGCCCTGAAGTACGCAGTGGTGGTCTTCACCCACGGTGACCAGCTGCCTGAAGGGATGAAAATCAAACAGTATGCTGATCAAAGTGACAGTCTAAGGGAACTGGTGGAGAAGTGTGGCGGTCGCTGCCATATTTTTGATAACAGATACTGGCAGAACAACCAGAAAGATGACTATAGAAGCAACAAGTTCCAGCTGGTGGAGCTGCTCAACACCATAGACAAGATGTGGATGGAGAACAGAGGAGGACACTTCAGCAATAAAACACTCAATAACATTGAGAGAGAAATGCAAGAGGAGATAAAGCTTCTAAAACTGTCTACAGAGAACATGTCAGAGGATGAAATGAGGCAGCAGGTAAAAAGTATTGTCCTAAAAAGGCATTTGGAGGAAAACTTTTGGCTAAAAGTTTCAGTTGGTGCGGGTTTACTCGCATTTTTTATCATCTCCAGATTAAACCCAACGTCAAACATAACAGAGGAATCAGTTGTGGAAGCAGCTCAAACCGTTTTACATCAGAGAGCTGAGCAGGCAATACCAAACGCATTTGAAGCTATCTGTGACTATCTTAATGCATTATTTGAAAGAACGTACAATCCTTTCTGTCCGTTTGACTAG
- the LOC122819881 gene encoding GTPase IMAP family member 9-like — translation MNGSATFRIVLLGKSGNGKSSLANTIFGETIFQVKKMNDTNSYASHAKTKLFNGKNLTLIDTPGLFDSGKRSQKEVRSAWETCVIECAPGPHVFLIVLKVERYTEREKVVVTKILEKFTDDVLKYAVVVFTHGDQLPEGVKIEEYVDKSDSLRELVEKCGGRCHIFDNRYWKNNQEDDYRSNKFQVAELLNTIDRMWMENRGRHYTNAELNEAERKIQEEAKLVKMSSENLSEDEIRQQAIVKIQKKSLETGTQIPIKVIKGLVISGIIVAISWLIKSRLEQISEITPFSDGAEELMVETLEEVEKEITAVSLPFPAIPIGQEVELESANRAEGILAWLMNLFERSHPDMDGWMERSFELFNLFE, via the exons ATGAATG ggTCAGCCACATTCAGGATTGTCCTGCTGGGGAAGAGTGGAAATGGCAAGAGCAGCCTGGCTAACACCATTTTTGGAGAAACaatttttcaagtaaaaaaaatgaatgacacAAACTCTTATGCTTCCCATgcaaaaaccaaactttttaaTGGGAAGAACCTCACTTTGATTGATACTCCTGGTTTGTTCGACTCAGGCAAGAGGTCTCAGAAGGAAGTGCGGTCTGCATGGGAGACGTGTGTCATAGAGTGCGCTCCCGGGCCTCATGTCTTTCTGATCGTTCTCAAAGTGGAGAGATACACAGAAAGGGAGAAAGTTGTAGTTACCAAAATATTAGAGAAATTCACAGATGATGTCTTGAAGTACGCAGTAGTGGTCTTCACCCACGGTGACCAGCTGCCTGAAGGAGTGAAAATAGAAGAGTATGTGGACAAGAGTGACAGTCTGAGGGAACTGGTGGAGAAGTGTGGCGGTCGCTGTCATATCTTTGATAACAGGTACTGGAAGAACAACCAGGAAGACGACTACAGAAGCAACAAGTTCCAGGTGGCAGAGCTGCTCAACACCATAGACAGGATGTGGATGGAGAACAGAGGAAGACACTACACCAACGCAGAGCTGAATGAGGCggagagaaaaatacaagaagaaGCAAAGCTGGTCAAGATGTCATCAGAAAACCTGTCAGAGGATGAGATCAGACAGCAGGCAATAGTCAAAATCCAAAAGAAGTCTTTGGAGACAGGAACCCAAATACCTATTAAAGTTATAAAGGGTTTGGTAATCTCAGGAATAATTGTAGCCATCTCTTGGTTAATCAAATCTAGGTTAGAACAGATATCAGAGATAACACCATTCAGTGATGGCGCTGAAGAATTGATGGTTGAAACATTAGAGGAAGTGGAGAAAGAAATTACAGCTGTAAGTCTACCATTCCCAGCCATCCCCATAGGCCAGGAAGTTGAGTTGGAATCAGCAAACAGAGCTGAAGGTATTCTGGCATGGCTTATGAATTTGTTTGAAAGAAGCCATCCagatatggatggatggatggaaagaagCTTTGAACTATTCAATCTATTTGAATAA